Genomic DNA from Thermobifida alba:
CGGACGACGGTGTCCGCCCCGGTCAGCGGGGCGAGCCCGGACAGGTCACGGGAGGCGGCCAGCACCTCGACGGTGGGCGGGGCGGGGGGACGCAGCACCAGCAGCGCCCCGGCCGCCGCCACCGCTGCGGATGCCGCGGCCAACCGCCGCCGCCAGCGGTACCAGCGGAAGCGGAACGGGCGCCCGGAAGGGGTGGATGTGGTGTTCATGGGAGCCCACGCTAGGCGGGCCGCCGCAGCGTGTGGCAAGGCCGTCCACAGGGGGTCCTCGCGCCGTTGCCGCCGGGCGCGTCCGCAGGCGGCGGAGTCCACCGCGGCGGGGCGCAAAGGCGGCTCGGGGCGCCTCCCGGCCAAAGCAGCGTCAAGACTTTCCCGGCCCCTCGTGGCGGCACGGAGGAATCCGCCGCGTAACGGACACACTGCCGTAGAGGTTGCGAATGCGTCGTCGAGGTTCTGGAGGACCGCGATGGATATGCCAGTGGTGAACTCGTGCGAGGCGGACGCCTGCGTCTACAACATCGAACACTCCTGCCGGGCACTGGCCATCACCGTGGGCAGTGAGCGCAGTGCCTACTGCGACACCTTCTTCACCGACTCGTCCGCCAAGGGAGGCGACCCCGCCGCCACCGGCCACGTCGGCGCCTGCAAGATGGCCGCCTGCCAGCACAACGTCCGGTTCGAGTGCCAGGCCCCGGCCATCAGCGTCGGATTCACGGCGAACCACGCGGACTGCCTCACCTACGCACCGGCCTGATCCGTGCTCCGCTACCGCGCGGCCGGACACACCGCGAGGGCCGCTCCCGGTGCGGGAGCGGCCCTCGCGGACGGGCTCGGTGCGCCAGAGCGCGGATCAGGCGGCGGAGGCGGCCTTGGAGCTGCCGGAGTCGCTGGACGAGGAGCCGGACTCCGACGAGGACGAGGAGGACTCGGCCTTGGCGGACGTGTCGCTCTTGGCGGAGGAGGTCAGCGCGGAGCTGTTGGAGCTGGACGTGTTGTCGGTGCGGTAGAAACCCGACCCCTTGAAGACGATGCCGACCGCGGAGTACACCTTGCGCAGCCTGCCCTGGCACTCGGGGCAGGTGGTCAACGGATCGTCGCTGAAGCTCTGCACGACCTCAAGGTCGGCGCCGCACTCGGTGCAAGCGTACTGGTACGTAGGCACGGGTCCTCCTAGCTGGCACTCTCACCCGACGACTGCTAAATAGTACGCCGTCGGCCCACCTGGACGCGACAACGGGGGTGGTAACGCGGCCCGGGCCGCCCACCGGACAACGGAGCCCCGGAGGCCGGGCTCCCCACGCTACCGGGCCGTCGACCACACCACGCCGCGGCCGGGAGTCACCACCGCCCGCACCGGACGGTCGTGCGGTTCGACGGGCACCGCGTCCACCAGTTCGTCGTCGTAGACCACGGCCAGCGACAGCGCCTGCGCCCCCACGAGGGCCAGCACCCGGTCGTAGCAGCCCGCCCCCCTGCCGAGCCGGCGGCCCGCCGGGTCCACCGCCAGAGCCGGACAGACCAGCACACCGGCTCCGCGCACCGCGTCCACCCCGAGCCGCGGACCGGCGGGCTCGACCAGGCCGCGCCCGGCCGGTGCCAGCGACTCCGGGCCGGTGTAGGCGGCCCAGTCCAGCTCCCCGCTGTCCAGGAAGACCGGGAGCAGCACGCGGTGGCCGCGCTCGAACAGGGCCGCCACCAGCAGACGGGTGTCCGGCTCGGAACCCACCGCGTAGTAGGCCGCCACGGTGCTCGCGGAGGCTGTCGCGGGGAGCGCCAGCACCGCGTCCCGGATCTTCGCGCCGGCCGCGGCGCGCTCCCGCTCGGACCGCCCCCGGCGCGCGGCGAGCACCCGCCGCCGCAGGTCGCGCTTGCTCTGCGTACCGTCCACGAGGGGCCAGTCTGCCAGGTGCGCCCGCCGGACCGGACGGCGGCCGAGGTGAACCCCGGGCGACGCGACGCTGAAATGACGACGCGAAAACGCCGGTGACCGCGTGTGACACGTGCCGGACATGGCAGTGTCCTAAGGTGCGGAACATGGCAGATGAACAGCGCTCTGTAACTCAGGTGACCAAAGCGGTCATCCCCGTCGCGGGACTGGGCACCAGATTCCTGCCCGCCACCAAGTCCACGCCCAAGGAGATGCTGCCGATCGTCGACAAGCCGGCGATCCAGTACGTCGTGGAGGAGGCCGTCTCCGCGGGCCTCGACGACGTCCTGATGATCACCGGGCGCAACAAGCGCTCCATCGAGGACCACTTCGACCGGGCCTACGAACTGGAGGAGGCGCTGCGCGTCAAGGCCGACACGGACCGGCTCAACGCGGTCCGCGAGTCCAGCGACCTCGCCCAGGTCCACTACGTGCGCCAGGGGGAGCCGCGCGGCCTGGGGCACGCCGTGCTGTGCGGCGCCGCCCACGTGGGCGGCGAACCGTTCGCGGTGCTGCTCGGCGATGACCTCATCGGAGCCCGCGAGACGCTGCTCAAGCGGATGATCGAGGTCCGCCAGACCTACGGGGGCAGCGTCATCGCCCTCATGGAGGTCGAACCCGAACAGGTGTCGCTGTACGGCTGCGCCGCGATCCAGCCCACCGACGAGCCCGACGTCGTGACCGTCACCGACCTCGTCGAGAAGCCCGCCGTGGACCAGGCGCCCAGCCGCTGGGCGATCATCGGCCGCTACATCTGCGACCCCGGCATCTTCGACGTGCTGCGCAAGACCCCGCCCGGACGCGGCGGCGAGATCCAGCTGACCGACGCGCTCCGCGAACTCGCCCGGCGCGGCCCCGCCGAGGGCGGACCCGTCCACGGCGTGCTGTTCCGCGGCCAACGCTACGACACCGGCAACAAGGTCGACTACCTTCGCACCGTGGTGGAGTTCGCCTGCGAGCGCCCGGACCTGGCCGAGGAGTTCCTGCCGTGGCTGCGGGACTTCCTCGCGAGGCACGAGGCCGGCTCCACCAGGTAGTCGAACGGACCGATCCGGCGGGGGGAACCGATGAAGAGCGTCGAACAGCACGTCAGCGACATCCTGGCGGTGGTGTCCCGCCCCGAACCGATCGAGCTGGACCTGCTCCGCGCGCACGGGGCGGTGCTCGCCGAACCGGTGACGGCGAAGGTCCCGCTTCCGCCGTTCGACAACTCCGCCGTGGACGGCTACGCGGTCCGCGCCGCGGACGTGGCCGCGGCCACCCCGCAGACCCCGGTGACGCTGCCGGTCGTGGCGGACATCCCCGCGGGGGACTCCTTCTCCTCGGCCATTCCCGCCGGCTGCTGCGCGCGCATCATGACCGGGGCCCCGCTGCCCGCGGGCGCGGACGCGGTGGTGCCCGTGGAGTGGACCGACGGAGGCGTGGCCACGGTGACCGTCCGGCGCGCGGCCGAGTCCGGCGACGCGGTCCGGACGGCGGGCGGCGACGTCAAGGAGGGCGCCGAGGTGCTCCCTCCCGGAGTCCGGATCGGCCCCGCGGAGACCGCGGTGCTCGCCGCGGTCGGACGCCGCTCGGTGGCGGTCTACCCGCGTCCCCGGGTCGTCGTGCTCGGCACCGGGGAGGAACTGGTCGAACCGGGCCGCCCCCTCGGCCCCGGACAGATCTGGGAGTCCAACAGCTTCATGCTCACCGCGGCCGCCATCGAGGCGGGCTGCGAGGGCTACCGGTACGGCTTCGTCGGCGACGACCCCTCCGAGGTGCTCGCCGCCGTCCAGGACGCCCTGGTGCAGGCCGACATCGTCATCACCAGCGGCGGTGTCAGCATGGGCGCCTACGACGCGGTCAAGGAGGTGCTGCTGCGCCTGGGCACGGTCCGCTTCGAGAAGGTGGCCGTGCAGCCGGGGATGCCGCAGGGCTACGGCACCGTGGGGGAGGAGCGCGTCCCGGTCATCACCCTGCCGGGCAACCCGGTCAGCTCCTACGTCTCCTTCTACCTGTTCGTGCTGCCCGCGCTGCGCAAGATGAGCGGGCTGCCCCAGGAGCAGCTGCCGTCGGTGCGGGCACGGCTGCTGGCCCCCGTCCCCTCGTCGCCCCGGGGCAGGCGCTCCTACCTGCGCGCGGTCCTGGACTACGACGCGGCGGGCGGGGACGTCGCCTACACGGCGCTGCCCGTCAGTCGGCAGGGGTCGCACCAGCTGTCCGCGCTCGCGGAGACCAATGCGCTCGTGGTGGTGCCCGAACAGGTCACCGAGCTGGCCGAGGGCGACGTCGTCGAGGCGGTCCGGCTCCCCCACCGGTAGGCTCCCGCCTGACGTCCCCGTCCAGGAGAGCACGGTCACCCATGTCCGACACGCACCCTTCCGGTTTCCCGCACCTCGACCCCTCCGGCGCGGCGCGCATGGTCGACGTGTCCGCCAAGGAGGTCACCGCCCGCACCGCCGTCGCGACCGGTCGGGTCCTGCTGTCGCCCGAGGCGGTCACCGCCCTGCGGGAGGGGGAGGTGCCCAAGGGCGACGCGCTCGCCGTGGCCCGCATCGCCGGCATCCAGGGCGCCAAACGCACCCCCGACCTGGTCCCGCTGTGCCACCCCATCGCGGTGCACGGCGTCGACGTCGCGCTGACGGTGGTGGACAGCGGTGTCGACATCAGGGCCACCGTGCGCACCGCGGACCGCACCGGGGTGGAGATGGAGGCGCTGACCTGTGTGATGACGGCGGCGCTGGGGCTGATCGACATGGTCAAGGCCCTCGACCCGGAGGCGGTCGTCACCGACGTGCGGGTGGAGGAGAAGACCGGCGGCAGGACCGGCCACTGGCGGCGGTCCGGGTGAGCGAGGCGACCGTCCCCCGCGTGGTCGTCGTCACCGTCTCGGACCGGGCGGCCGCAGGAGTGTACCGGGACCGTTCGGGGCCGCTGCTCGTCGAGTTGGCCGCGGAGGCGGGATGCGCGGTCGACGGCCCGTGGGTGGTGCCCGACGGTCCGCCCGTCACCGAGGCGCTGCGCCGGGCGCTGGCCGAGGGCTACGACGCGGCGCTGACCACCGGCGGCACCGGACTCGCCCCGCGCGACGCCACCCCCGAGGCCACCCGGCCGCTGCTGGAGTACGAGATTCCTGGCCTGGCCGAGGCGCTGCGCGCGGCGGGGCGCGACCGGGGGGTGCCCGCGGCGGTGCTCTCCCGTGGACTGGCGGGCGTGGCCCGCGCCGGAAGCCACCGCATGCTCGTGGTCAACCTGCCCGGCTCCACCGGCGGGGTGCGCGACGGCATGGCGGTGCTCGCCCCGGTCCTCGTCCACGCCGTCGACCAGATCCGGGGCGGTGGCCACGGCCGTCCGTGACGGCGGGGAATTTTCCGGGTTTGCCTTCCCGGGCAGGGTGTGAAGGAGAATGATGGGTCCTGGTGGGAGGCACGAGGGACGGTGAGACGGATGCGGGGTTGGCCGGTGTCCCTGGCAGAGGGGGAGGTCGGACTGCGCCCGCTGAGACTGCGTGACGCCGCGGTGCTGCGGGAGACCCGCGCCCGCAATGCCGAGTGGCTGCGCCCCTGGGAGCCCACCCACCCCGAGCTGCCGGCGCAGAGCGACGGCCTGCTCCCCTACCTGGCCATGGTGCAGGCGGTCCGCCGGGAGGCCCGGCACGGCGTCGCGATGCCGTGGGCGGTCACCTGGGAGGGCCGGTTCGTCGGCCAGGTCACGGTCGGCTCGATCACCTGGGGGTCGGCGCGTTCGGCGCAGATCGGCTACTGGCTCGACAGCGCCTACGCCGGACGCGGGGTGATGCCCACCGCGGTCGCGCTGGCGGTCGACCACTCCTTCTTCACCGTGGGACTGCACCGGGTGGAGGCCAGCATCCGCCCCGAGAACCACAAGAGCCGGCGGGTGGTCGAGAAGCTCGGTTTCCGCGAGGAGGGGCTGCGCAAGCGCCAGCTGCACATCGACGGCGCGTGGCGGGACCACCTCTGCTACGCCCTCACCGTCGAGGACGTCCCGGGGGGCCTGCTCACCCGGTGGCGGAAGGTGCGGGAGCAGCGCAGCGGGGACGGCCGGCACGGGCGGGCCGCCCCGGAGGAGACACGCGGGATGCCGCGGAGCCGGTCCGACCGGCCCCGCTGAGGACGCCGGCCCCCGAGTCGGAGGGGGAGCGGGACCGCGCCGGGACGGAATCCGGTCCGCCCGAGTTCCGGGCGTGGCGGGCCACCGTTTGCTACTCTCCGTATCTATCGGGCGGCTTTCTGTCCAGTTCGTCTTTGACCAGCGGTTTCCTCAATGGGAACATGGTCCGGAGATAAAGGACAAGAACAGATCTCACGACACTCCGGTTCCAATACCGCGCATTCCTGGACACCGGGTCGTACGGTGCGTTGAGGGCGCATCAC
This window encodes:
- a CDS encoding DUF1540 domain-containing protein, which encodes MDMPVVNSCEADACVYNIEHSCRALAITVGSERSAYCDTFFTDSSAKGGDPAATGHVGACKMAACQHNVRFECQAPAISVGFTANHADCLTYAPA
- a CDS encoding FmdB family zinc ribbon protein; translated protein: MQSFSDDPLTTCPECQGRLRKVYSAVGIVFKGSGFYRTDNTSSSNSSALTSSAKSDTSAKAESSSSSSESGSSSSDSGSSKAASAA
- a CDS encoding 5-formyltetrahydrofolate cyclo-ligase, with amino-acid sequence MDGTQSKRDLRRRVLAARRGRSERERAAAGAKIRDAVLALPATASASTVAAYYAVGSEPDTRLLVAALFERGHRVLLPVFLDSGELDWAAYTGPESLAPAGRGLVEPAGPRLGVDAVRGAGVLVCPALAVDPAGRRLGRGAGCYDRVLALVGAQALSLAVVYDDELVDAVPVEPHDRPVRAVVTPGRGVVWSTAR
- the galU gene encoding UTP--glucose-1-phosphate uridylyltransferase GalU, coding for MADEQRSVTQVTKAVIPVAGLGTRFLPATKSTPKEMLPIVDKPAIQYVVEEAVSAGLDDVLMITGRNKRSIEDHFDRAYELEEALRVKADTDRLNAVRESSDLAQVHYVRQGEPRGLGHAVLCGAAHVGGEPFAVLLGDDLIGARETLLKRMIEVRQTYGGSVIALMEVEPEQVSLYGCAAIQPTDEPDVVTVTDLVEKPAVDQAPSRWAIIGRYICDPGIFDVLRKTPPGRGGEIQLTDALRELARRGPAEGGPVHGVLFRGQRYDTGNKVDYLRTVVEFACERPDLAEEFLPWLRDFLARHEAGSTR
- the glp gene encoding gephyrin-like molybdotransferase Glp produces the protein MKSVEQHVSDILAVVSRPEPIELDLLRAHGAVLAEPVTAKVPLPPFDNSAVDGYAVRAADVAAATPQTPVTLPVVADIPAGDSFSSAIPAGCCARIMTGAPLPAGADAVVPVEWTDGGVATVTVRRAAESGDAVRTAGGDVKEGAEVLPPGVRIGPAETAVLAAVGRRSVAVYPRPRVVVLGTGEELVEPGRPLGPGQIWESNSFMLTAAAIEAGCEGYRYGFVGDDPSEVLAAVQDALVQADIVITSGGVSMGAYDAVKEVLLRLGTVRFEKVAVQPGMPQGYGTVGEERVPVITLPGNPVSSYVSFYLFVLPALRKMSGLPQEQLPSVRARLLAPVPSSPRGRRSYLRAVLDYDAAGGDVAYTALPVSRQGSHQLSALAETNALVVVPEQVTELAEGDVVEAVRLPHR
- the moaC gene encoding cyclic pyranopterin monophosphate synthase MoaC; the protein is MSDTHPSGFPHLDPSGAARMVDVSAKEVTARTAVATGRVLLSPEAVTALREGEVPKGDALAVARIAGIQGAKRTPDLVPLCHPIAVHGVDVALTVVDSGVDIRATVRTADRTGVEMEALTCVMTAALGLIDMVKALDPEAVVTDVRVEEKTGGRTGHWRRSG
- a CDS encoding MogA/MoaB family molybdenum cofactor biosynthesis protein; this translates as MSEATVPRVVVVTVSDRAAAGVYRDRSGPLLVELAAEAGCAVDGPWVVPDGPPVTEALRRALAEGYDAALTTGGTGLAPRDATPEATRPLLEYEIPGLAEALRAAGRDRGVPAAVLSRGLAGVARAGSHRMLVVNLPGSTGGVRDGMAVLAPVLVHAVDQIRGGGHGRP
- a CDS encoding GNAT family N-acetyltransferase; this translates as MRGWPVSLAEGEVGLRPLRLRDAAVLRETRARNAEWLRPWEPTHPELPAQSDGLLPYLAMVQAVRREARHGVAMPWAVTWEGRFVGQVTVGSITWGSARSAQIGYWLDSAYAGRGVMPTAVALAVDHSFFTVGLHRVEASIRPENHKSRRVVEKLGFREEGLRKRQLHIDGAWRDHLCYALTVEDVPGGLLTRWRKVREQRSGDGRHGRAAPEETRGMPRSRSDRPR